One genomic region from Luteitalea sp. encodes:
- the rpmI gene encoding 50S ribosomal protein L35 yields MQKAKGRSKLKTHRGAAKRFKTSARGKVMRNTAFHRHLLTGKPQHRKRQQRGAREVSPSDAARIKRMLPYE; encoded by the coding sequence ATGCAGAAGGCAAAGGGCCGCTCCAAGCTCAAGACGCACAGAGGGGCGGCCAAGCGATTCAAGACATCGGCACGCGGCAAGGTCATGCGAAACACCGCGTTCCATCGGCATCTCCTCACCGGCAAGCCGCAGCACCGGAAGCGGCAGCAGCGGGGCGCGCGCGAAGTGTCCCCGTCTGACGCCGCGCGCATCAAGCGCATGTTGCCGTACGAATAA